TGACGTCCGGCGACGCCGACGACGCCTCCGACGACGCCTCCGCCGGGCCTCCCCCTGGTCCGCGCGGGGGCGCCGCCTAAACTCGAAATATGACATCCGGGACATTCGGCGCACCGGTGCGGAGCCAACTGCAGGCGCCGCTGCGTCCCGCGCCGCCGCCCCCGCCGGGGATCCGGCCGTTCGCGCGCGACGACGTCCCGGCGCTCGTCCCGGTCATGTGGGACGCCTACCGCGGCACCCCCGACGAGGCCGACGTGGGAGGCCCCGAGGGCGCGGCCCGCGAGATCCGCCTCGCGCTCGGCGGCGAGTACGGCAGGTTCCTGCCCGGCGCCTCGTTCGTCGCCGAGGACGGGGGCCGCCCGGTCGGCGCCGCCCTGGTCACCCACTACGCGGGCCTGCCGCTGCTCGCCTTCCTGTTCGTCCGCCGGTCCCACGCCGGGCGGGGGTTCGGCCAGGCGCTGGTCCGGGCGGTCATGCACGTCCTCGCCGAGCAGGGCCACGACACCCTGTCCCTCGCGGTGACCCGCCGCAACCGCCGCGCCCGGCAGCTGTACGACCGGCTGGGGTTCGTGGAGGTCGCCTGATCCGGGCGCTCAGCTCGCGACCGGCTCGGCGGGGACCTCGGTCGGGAGCCCGGCCGCCCGCCACGCCGCCATCCCGCCGAGCACGTTGAGGACCTGCACGTCGCGGTACGCGGCCAGCAGGCTCGCGGCGGCCGAGGAACGGTACCCGGTGCCGCACGCGACGGCCAGCGGCTTGTCCGCGGGGGCCTCGTCGAGCCTCCCGGGCAGTTCCGCGCCGGTGATGAAGGCGGCGCCCGGAGCGTGCCCGGCGGACCACTCGGCGGGCTGGCGGACGTCCAGCAGGTTCACCTCACCGGCGCGCATGAGGTCCCGGAGCTCGTGGACGGTGATCTGCGGGACGCGCGCCAGCGGCTCGTCGGCCGCCCGCCATGCCGCCATCCCGCCCGCCAGCCAGCCCGCGGGCGGGTCGTAGCCGATGCGCAGCAGGTCCCAGGTGACCGTCCACACGTCCTCGGGCCGGTCCGCGACGAGGATCACGCGGGCGTCCTCCGGCAGCACCGTCCCCGCCCAGGTGGCGAAGGACGGGCCGAGACCGACGTTGAGCGCGCCGGGGACGTGGCTCCCGCCGAACGCCTCCGGAGAGCGGACGTCCAGGACCACGGCCCCGTCGCCCCTGGCCTCTCTGACCTGCTCTACGGTCAGGGCCGGGGGCTCCTCGACCAGGCCGAAGGTCTCGACGCCCGCCAGGTTCTGCGCGCGCATCCGGCGCCAGTACGGCGGCACCGCGGGCAGGGCGTCCGGCCGCAGGCAGTGCTCGACGAACCGCTCCGTGTCCTCGCTCTCGGCGAGGCGGGAGTTGGTGCGCCGCTCGTAGCCGACGGTGGTGGACAGCCGGCTGCCGATGCTGCCGCCGCACAGCGACCCGGCCACGTGGGTCGGGAAGACCTCCACGTGGTCGGGAAGGGAGAGGATCTTGTCCCGGACGGTGGCGCAGAGGGCGCGGGCCGACTCCTCGGCCTCGGCGCGCCCGCCGAGCAGGTCGGGCCGG
The sequence above is drawn from the Actinomadura hallensis genome and encodes:
- a CDS encoding GNAT family N-acetyltransferase, whose amino-acid sequence is MTSGTFGAPVRSQLQAPLRPAPPPPPGIRPFARDDVPALVPVMWDAYRGTPDEADVGGPEGAAREIRLALGGEYGRFLPGASFVAEDGGRPVGAALVTHYAGLPLLAFLFVRRSHAGRGFGQALVRAVMHVLAEQGHDTLSLAVTRRNRRARQLYDRLGFVEVA
- a CDS encoding MBL fold metallo-hydrolase codes for the protein MFFHQFYFEGLGHASYLLGSEKTGEALVFDPRRDVDDYLALARDRGLRVRYALDSHGHNDYLSGVTQLAARTGAQALGAATADLGYPHRPLRDGQQFEIGEIGVEVLHTPGHTPEHISLLVYDGDAAADEPALLLSGGALLVGDLARPDLLGGRAEAEESARALCATVRDKILSLPDHVEVFPTHVAGSLCGGSIGSRLSTTVGYERRTNSRLAESEDTERFVEHCLRPDALPAVPPYWRRMRAQNLAGVETFGLVEEPPALTVEQVREARGDGAVVLDVRSPEAFGGSHVPGALNVGLGPSFATWAGTVLPEDARVILVADRPEDVWTVTWDLLRIGYDPPAGWLAGGMAAWRAADEPLARVPQITVHELRDLMRAGEVNLLDVRQPAEWSAGHAPGAAFITGAELPGRLDEAPADKPLAVACGTGYRSSAAASLLAAYRDVQVLNVLGGMAAWRAAGLPTEVPAEPVAS